A region from the Campylobacter subantarcticus LMG 24377 genome encodes:
- a CDS encoding ArsC/Spx/MgsR family protein, whose amino-acid sequence MKFYGIKNCNSVKKAMDYLNSKQIEFEFLDIKKLDEKTLDFWLSKRSVLELVNTVGMSARKIGLSKEKLQNLNQGEIKAMILQSPTLIKRPLIIKDDKVFIAKEYENF is encoded by the coding sequence TTGAAATTTTATGGTATTAAAAATTGTAATAGTGTTAAAAAAGCTATGGATTATTTAAATTCTAAGCAAATTGAATTTGAATTTTTAGACATTAAAAAACTAGATGAAAAAACTTTAGATTTTTGGCTTAGTAAAAGAAGTGTTTTGGAGCTTGTAAATACAGTAGGTATGAGTGCTAGAAAAATAGGCTTAAGTAAAGAAAAACTCCAAAATTTAAACCAAGGTGAAATTAAAGCGATGATTTTACAAAGCCCAACACTCATAAAACGCCCATTAATTATAAAAGATGATAAAGTATTTATAGCTAAAGAATATGAGAATTTTTAA
- a CDS encoding class II 3-deoxy-7-phosphoheptulonate synthase, giving the protein MKWTKDSWKNYKIQQQPQYPDENELQDVVKKLEKLPPLVFAGEVDKLKKSLAKVVNSQAFLLQGGDCAESFVNFGADNIRDMFKVMLQMAIVLTFAGSCPIVKVGRVAGQFAKPRSSDFEEVDGVKLPSYRGDIINGFEFNEKSRITNPKRMLEAYYQSATTLNLLRAFSRGGLADLRVVHKWNLGFLKKAELGRKYDELSEKITQALAFMQACGITDTPNLSQTAFYTSHEALLLPYEEALTRVDSLSGEIYDCSAHMLWIGERTRKADEAHVHFLSGVKNPLGVKLSANYDLDEIKKLVSILNPHNEAGRLNFIIRMGCDKIENALPKLFKELKQEGFNILYSIDPMHANTVKSGNFKTREFDKIIQEVRAFFEIAMSEGVYPGGVHLEMTGQNVTECVGGSLNITQEELSKRYETQCDPRLNADQALELAFIIADLVKKARKC; this is encoded by the coding sequence ATGAAATGGACTAAAGATTCTTGGAAAAATTATAAAATTCAACAACAACCACAATATCCTGATGAAAATGAATTGCAAGATGTTGTTAAAAAATTAGAAAAATTACCACCACTTGTTTTTGCAGGTGAGGTGGATAAATTAAAAAAATCTCTTGCTAAGGTTGTAAATTCTCAAGCATTTTTACTCCAAGGAGGAGATTGTGCTGAGAGTTTTGTAAATTTTGGTGCTGATAATATAAGAGATATGTTTAAAGTTATGCTTCAAATGGCTATAGTGCTTACTTTTGCAGGGTCTTGTCCTATCGTTAAAGTAGGGCGTGTTGCAGGGCAGTTTGCAAAACCAAGGAGTAGTGATTTTGAAGAAGTAGATGGAGTAAAACTTCCAAGTTATCGTGGGGATATTATCAATGGTTTTGAATTTAATGAAAAATCAAGAATAACTAATCCTAAAAGAATGCTAGAAGCATATTATCAAAGTGCTACAACTTTAAATTTATTAAGAGCTTTTTCAAGAGGTGGTTTGGCGGATTTAAGAGTAGTACATAAGTGGAATTTGGGTTTTTTAAAAAAGGCAGAGCTTGGGAGAAAATATGATGAACTTAGTGAAAAAATCACTCAGGCCTTAGCCTTTATGCAAGCTTGTGGCATCACCGATACTCCAAATCTTTCTCAAACAGCCTTTTATACTTCTCATGAAGCCTTGCTTTTACCTTATGAAGAAGCTTTAACTAGAGTAGATAGTTTAAGCGGGGAAATTTATGATTGTTCAGCACATATGCTTTGGATAGGTGAGCGTACTAGAAAAGCAGATGAAGCACATGTGCATTTTTTAAGTGGAGTAAAAAATCCACTCGGTGTTAAGCTTAGCGCTAATTATGATTTAGATGAGATTAAAAAGTTAGTAAGTATTTTAAATCCGCATAATGAAGCAGGAAGGTTAAATTTCATCATTCGTATGGGATGTGATAAGATAGAAAATGCCTTGCCAAAATTATTTAAAGAGTTAAAACAAGAAGGATTTAATATACTTTATAGCATAGATCCTATGCATGCAAATACAGTTAAATCAGGTAATTTTAAAACAAGAGAATTTGATAAAATCATCCAAGAAGTGCGTGCATTTTTTGAAATAGCTATGAGTGAGGGAGTGTATCCTGGTGGGGTGCATTTAGAAATGACAGGGCAAAATGTAACAGAGTGTGTAGGAGGCTCTTTAAATATCACTCAAGAAGAACTTTCTAAACGTTATGAAACACAATGTGATCCAAGATTAAATGCTGATCAAGCTTTAGAATTAGCATTTATCATAGCAGACTTAGTTAAAAAGGCAAGAAAATGTTGA
- a CDS encoding cupin domain-containing protein, with product MKFRTQIYEVISWEQEIQNGINITKKIENAYAKEVCITMSKDSFMKDHKAPFDITIQVLKGSIDFGVLNQKILLKTLDSITLKAHEVHNLLALEDSIVRLTLYKQDSLERVESVLKS from the coding sequence GTGAAATTTAGAACTCAAATATATGAAGTAATTTCTTGGGAACAAGAAATTCAAAATGGCATAAATATAACTAAGAAAATAGAAAATGCTTATGCTAAAGAAGTATGCATAACTATGTCAAAAGATAGCTTTATGAAAGATCATAAAGCACCTTTTGATATTACTATACAAGTATTAAAAGGTTCTATTGATTTTGGAGTTTTAAACCAAAAAATTCTACTTAAAACATTAGATAGTATAACCCTAAAAGCTCATGAAGTCCATAATCTTTTAGCACTAGAAGATTCTATAGTGCGCTTAACTTTATATAAGCAAGATAGTCTTGAACGTGTTGAAAGTGTTTTAAAATCTTAA
- the rplS gene encoding 50S ribosomal protein L19 produces the protein MKNKYIEQFEQKQIEGKNVPEFRAGDTLRLAIRIKEGDKTRIQNFEGICIARRGNGVDETFIVRKIGANNVGVERIFPIYSESLESITVLRRGRVRRARLFYLRDRRGKAARIKELKK, from the coding sequence ATGAAAAATAAATACATTGAGCAATTTGAGCAAAAACAAATTGAAGGTAAAAATGTTCCAGAATTTCGTGCTGGAGATACTTTAAGACTTGCTATTCGCATTAAAGAAGGTGATAAAACGAGAATTCAAAATTTTGAAGGTATTTGTATAGCACGTAGAGGAAATGGTGTAGACGAAACTTTCATCGTACGCAAAATCGGCGCTAACAATGTAGGCGTTGAAAGAATTTTCCCTATATATAGTGAAAGTTTAGAAAGTATTACTGTATTAAGAAGAGGTCGTGTACGCCGTGCTAGATTATTCTACCTAAGAGATAGAAGAGGTAAGGCTGCTCGTATTAAAGAACTTAAAAAATAA
- the trmD gene encoding tRNA (guanosine(37)-N1)-methyltransferase TrmD, with protein sequence MKYTFVSLFPELIEPYFKASILARAKEKEILEFAFVNPRNFTTNKHFKVDDYKIGGGAGLLLQAQPLYDCLMHIKKQDKNVHFVFLLPCAKIFKQTDAKRLSKKDHICFVCSRYEGLDERIVEEFANEIFSIGDFILTGGELASLVMCDAISRNIQDVLGNSESLSEESFENDLLEAPSFSKPFVFEKENKKFYVPSEFLKGNHAKITALKTTLASCKTKYFRPDLYQKHERKF encoded by the coding sequence ATGAAATATACTTTTGTAAGTTTATTCCCAGAGCTTATTGAGCCTTATTTTAAAGCTTCTATTTTGGCAAGAGCAAAAGAAAAGGAGATATTAGAATTTGCTTTTGTTAATCCTAGAAATTTTACCACAAATAAGCACTTTAAAGTAGATGATTATAAAATAGGAGGAGGTGCAGGGCTTTTGCTACAAGCTCAACCTTTGTATGATTGCTTAATGCATATTAAAAAGCAAGATAAAAATGTTCATTTTGTTTTTCTCTTGCCTTGTGCTAAGATTTTTAAGCAAACTGATGCTAAAAGATTAAGCAAGAAAGATCATATTTGTTTTGTATGTAGTAGATATGAGGGCTTGGATGAGCGCATTGTGGAAGAATTTGCTAATGAGATATTTTCTATAGGTGATTTTATACTTACAGGCGGAGAGTTAGCGTCTTTGGTAATGTGTGATGCTATTAGCAGAAATATTCAAGATGTTCTTGGAAATAGTGAAAGTTTAAGTGAAGAAAGTTTTGAAAATGACTTATTAGAAGCCCCGTCATTTTCTAAGCCATTTGTTTTTGAAAAGGAAAATAAAAAATTTTATGTACCTTCAGAGTTTTTAAAGGGAAATCACGCTAAAATCACAGCTTTAAAAACTACTTTGGCGTCTTGCAAAACGAAATATTTTCGTCCTGATTTGTATCAAAAGCATGAACGCAAATTTTAA
- the rimM gene encoding ribosome maturation factor RimM (Essential for efficient processing of 16S rRNA): MKNDLVQVAKLGKSVGLKGYVKLHNLSDFYEQFKAGAKFFDGNQKIYTIKAFDKTRSLVLFEGFEGIDAAKTLTNITLFQTIVTTKETCKLKKDEYFYFDIIGCEIFENEQKLGVVEDILENGAGFLFCIKCDEKLQTKVKNFYIPYIDKYIQKVDVENKKIFTQSALDILENS, from the coding sequence TTGAAGAATGATTTAGTCCAAGTTGCTAAACTTGGGAAAAGTGTTGGTTTGAAAGGTTATGTAAAATTACATAATCTTAGTGATTTTTATGAGCAATTTAAAGCAGGTGCTAAATTTTTTGATGGTAATCAAAAAATTTACACCATAAAAGCTTTTGATAAAACTAGATCTTTGGTTTTATTTGAAGGCTTTGAGGGTATTGATGCTGCCAAAACCTTAACCAATATTACTCTTTTTCAAACTATTGTAACTACAAAAGAAACTTGTAAGTTAAAAAAAGATGAGTATTTTTATTTTGATATTATAGGCTGTGAAATTTTTGAAAATGAACAAAAATTAGGTGTAGTTGAAGATATTTTAGAAAATGGAGCAGGGTTTTTATTTTGTATAAAATGCGATGAAAAACTACAGACGAAGGTTAAAAACTTTTATATTCCTTATATTGATAAATATATTCAAAAAGTTGATGTAGAAAATAAAAAAATATTCACACAATCTGCTTTAGATATTTTAGAAAATTCATGA
- a CDS encoding KH domain-containing protein, with amino-acid sequence MVENFLREYAKLIVDFPEKVDIQKQNLENNFAEIIIYVDPTDTGKLIGKNGKLINAIKTVIMAYKVKDATSYRITVKAIEE; translated from the coding sequence ATGGTTGAAAATTTTTTAAGAGAATACGCAAAATTAATTGTTGATTTTCCTGAAAAAGTTGATATACAAAAACAAAATTTAGAAAACAATTTTGCTGAAATTATCATTTATGTTGATCCAACTGATACTGGTAAGTTGATCGGAAAAAATGGGAAATTAATCAACGCAATAAAAACAGTTATTATGGCTTATAAAGTTAAAGATGCAACTTCATATCGTATAACGGTAAAAGCTATTGAAGAATGA
- the rpsP gene encoding 30S ribosomal protein S16: MTVIRLTKMGRKKRPFYRIVVTDSRKRRDGSWIESIGYYNPMIEPEVVKFDAERLAYWKSVGAKLSDRVAAITSK; encoded by the coding sequence ATGACAGTAATCAGACTTACAAAAATGGGACGTAAAAAAAGACCATTTTATCGTATAGTTGTAACTGATAGTAGAAAAAGACGCGATGGCAGCTGGATAGAAAGCATTGGATATTATAATCCTATGATTGAGCCTGAAGTGGTAAAATTTGATGCTGAACGTTTAGCTTATTGGAAAAGCGTAGGTGCTAAATTAAGCGATAGAGTAGCAGCTATTACAAGCAAATAA
- the ffh gene encoding signal recognition particle protein — protein sequence MFEIVSESFKSAVNKLRFVDDEKALKNALDTLKKALLKADVHHKVTKELLTLVENDVKTNGIGQKQFLDSIKKNLEEILSIKGKNQGFVFASKPPTVVLMCGLQGGGKTTTTVKIANYLKLRNKKVLIAACDLQRLAAVEQLRQLTQANELDLFFIENESNPLNVAKQALEKAKNSMYDVLLVDTAGRLAIDTALMNELKEVKAILSPDEVFYVADAMSGQDGVKTASSFNEALEITGVILSKFDADTKGGVALGIAKQIGVPLRFIGVGEKVADLEVFIPDRIVNRIMGEGDLATLAEKTAAIIDEKEAKKLNKKIKKGEFNFNDFLNQMESVKKLGSMKSIIGMIPGLSSMAANIKDIDLDNSKEIIHIKAMISSMTLKERENPDLLNNARKRRIAEGAGLSQMEVNRFLKQFSNAAKLAKKFSNKKGMENFMNMLQQAKRPQ from the coding sequence GTGTTTGAAATAGTTAGTGAGTCATTTAAATCCGCAGTTAATAAACTTCGTTTTGTTGACGATGAAAAAGCTTTAAAAAACGCTCTTGACACTTTAAAAAAAGCCCTTTTAAAAGCAGATGTGCATCATAAAGTTACTAAAGAATTGCTTACTTTAGTAGAAAATGATGTAAAGACTAATGGTATAGGTCAAAAACAATTTTTAGACTCAATTAAGAAAAATTTAGAAGAAATTCTTAGTATTAAAGGTAAAAATCAAGGTTTTGTATTTGCTAGTAAGCCACCTACGGTTGTTTTGATGTGTGGTTTGCAAGGTGGTGGTAAAACTACTACTACGGTAAAAATTGCTAATTATTTAAAGCTAAGAAATAAAAAAGTACTAATTGCTGCATGTGACTTGCAAAGATTAGCTGCAGTAGAGCAACTAAGACAACTTACCCAAGCTAATGAGCTTGATTTGTTTTTCATAGAAAATGAAAGTAATCCTTTGAATGTAGCTAAACAAGCTTTAGAAAAAGCAAAAAATTCCATGTATGATGTTTTACTTGTAGATACTGCCGGCCGTTTAGCTATAGATACTGCTTTAATGAATGAGCTTAAAGAGGTAAAAGCTATTTTAAGTCCTGATGAAGTATTTTATGTAGCTGATGCTATGAGTGGTCAAGATGGCGTTAAAACCGCAAGTAGCTTTAATGAAGCTTTAGAAATTACAGGGGTTATTTTAAGTAAATTTGATGCAGATACTAAAGGTGGTGTTGCGCTAGGTATAGCTAAACAAATTGGTGTACCTTTAAGATTTATTGGCGTTGGTGAGAAAGTAGCTGATTTAGAAGTATTTATCCCTGATAGAATTGTTAATCGTATTATGGGCGAGGGTGATTTAGCGACTTTAGCCGAAAAAACTGCAGCCATTATTGATGAAAAAGAAGCAAAAAAACTTAATAAAAAAATCAAAAAAGGTGAATTTAATTTTAATGATTTTTTAAATCAAATGGAAAGTGTTAAAAAACTTGGTAGTATGAAATCAATTATTGGTATGATACCTGGTTTATCATCCATGGCAGCAAATATTAAAGATATTGACTTGGATAATTCTAAAGAAATTATTCATATTAAGGCAATGATTTCATCAATGACGTTAAAAGAAAGAGAAAATCCTGATTTGTTAAACAATGCAAGAAAACGTCGTATTGCAGAGGGCGCTGGTTTATCACAAATGGAAGTAAATCGCTTTTTAAAACAATTTAGTAATGCAGCTAAATTGGCAAAGAAATTTTCAAACAAAAAAGGAATGGAAAACTTTATGAATATGTTGCAGCAAGCTAAAAGACCACAATAA
- a CDS encoding 23S RNA-specific pseudouridylate synthase — MQEKAYKLLAMQEKISNNAAKDLIDKGCVFAMGKKVVIARALMSSKTRFVVQKIKKAKILFEDDKIIALNKPYGEISEKLEGVYNAKLVNRVDKETSGVLLLSKDEEFRLKCIQEYKKQNVYKSYLAIVDGVIAEELEICEKITTIKNKSGAFSKIDKFGLEAHTQVIPLMVNAKKTLIKAVIKTGRTHQIRVHLNHIKHGIIGDEKYAKISSSRMYLHSYETHIFDYQFKALLDESFNAYGFEIKNLNF; from the coding sequence ATGCAAGAAAAAGCTTATAAATTGCTTGCAATGCAAGAAAAAATTTCCAATAATGCAGCAAAAGATTTGATTGATAAAGGCTGTGTTTTTGCTATGGGAAAAAAGGTTGTTATAGCTAGAGCTTTGATGAGTTCAAAAACAAGATTTGTTGTGCAAAAAATAAAAAAAGCAAAAATACTTTTTGAAGATGATAAAATCATAGCTTTAAATAAGCCTTATGGGGAAATTAGCGAGAAATTAGAAGGTGTTTATAATGCTAAATTAGTCAATAGAGTTGATAAAGAAACAAGCGGGGTTTTGCTTTTAAGCAAAGATGAGGAATTTAGACTAAAATGTATTCAAGAGTACAAAAAACAAAATGTTTATAAAAGTTATTTGGCTATTGTCGATGGGGTAATTGCTGAAGAACTTGAAATTTGTGAAAAAATAACTACTATAAAAAATAAATCCGGAGCTTTTAGTAAAATTGATAAATTTGGTTTAGAAGCCCATACCCAGGTTATACCTTTAATGGTAAATGCTAAAAAAACCTTAATAAAAGCAGTCATTAAAACAGGTAGAACACACCAAATCAGAGTGCATTTAAATCATATAAAACATGGTATTATTGGTGATGAAAAATATGCAAAAATTAGTTCATCAAGAATGTATTTGCATTCTTATGAAACGCATATTTTTGATTATCAATTTAAAGCCTTGCTTGATGAGAGCTTCAATGCTTACGGTTTTGAAATAAAAAATTTAAATTTTTAA
- the waaA gene encoding lipid IV(A) 3-deoxy-D-manno-octulosonic acid transferase, which yields MIFFYYIFAVIVYIIAAPFLLILSFCKEKYKVSLKSRFFLHKNLKQKQGDVYFHACSFGEIKSLIPLIKLFPACKISTITQTGFCEASRHSEKVNFFPFEIFVPFWIRPCKVLIIFEAELWLMLVLMAKFYNAKVILLNARISDRSLKNYKRFSFFYRLIFKYIDVVFAQSQKDKERLEYLGARNVIVYKNIKANIKQGQMKNYSKPKARIIIFASTHENEEQLLLDEIKLEENDKLIIAPRHPERFGEVEGILKDFCQKNHYNMQKFSDFTLSENDFANFFKTKCLLLDALGELENFYKISDVVFLCGSFVNNIGGHNPIEAARWNNVIISGKYYFNQESLYQEVDDLYICESVKDINDFLRQKLSQARVKEQNDLNEVILSIKEGLDARKSL from the coding sequence TTGATTTTTTTTTATTATATTTTTGCTGTGATTGTATATATAATCGCGGCTCCTTTTCTATTGATTTTAAGTTTTTGTAAGGAAAAGTATAAAGTATCATTAAAATCAAGATTTTTTCTTCACAAAAATTTAAAACAAAAACAAGGTGATGTATATTTTCATGCTTGTTCTTTTGGTGAGATTAAAAGCCTTATTCCTTTAATAAAACTTTTTCCAGCCTGTAAAATTTCAACCATTACTCAAACCGGTTTTTGCGAAGCTTCAAGACATTCTGAAAAAGTAAATTTTTTTCCATTTGAAATTTTTGTGCCTTTTTGGATTAGGCCTTGTAAGGTTTTGATTATTTTTGAAGCAGAGCTTTGGCTTATGCTTGTATTGATGGCTAAATTTTATAATGCAAAAGTTATTTTATTAAATGCTAGGATTAGCGATAGATCTTTAAAAAACTACAAGCGTTTTAGCTTTTTTTATCGTTTAATTTTTAAATATATTGATGTTGTGTTTGCACAAAGTCAAAAAGATAAAGAAAGGTTAGAATATTTAGGCGCTAGAAATGTTATAGTGTATAAAAATATTAAAGCTAATATAAAACAAGGACAAATGAAAAATTATTCCAAACCTAAAGCCAGGATTATTATATTTGCTAGTACGCATGAAAATGAAGAGCAATTGTTACTTGATGAGATTAAACTAGAAGAAAATGATAAATTGATTATTGCTCCAAGGCATCCAGAGCGTTTTGGTGAGGTTGAGGGGATTTTAAAAGATTTTTGCCAAAAAAATCATTATAATATGCAAAAATTTTCAGACTTTACTTTAAGCGAAAATGATTTTGCAAATTTTTTTAAGACTAAGTGTTTATTGCTAGATGCTTTGGGTGAGCTAGAAAATTTTTATAAGATTAGTGATGTGGTTTTTTTGTGTGGCTCTTTTGTAAATAATATAGGTGGGCATAATCCTATAGAAGCGGCTAGATGGAATAATGTTATTATCTCGGGGAAATATTATTTTAATCAAGAAAGTTTATATCAAGAAGTTGATGATTTGTATATTTGTGAGAGTGTAAAAGATATAAATGATTTTTTAAGGCAAAAATTATCACAAGCACGAGTCAAAGAGCAAAATGATTTAAATGAAGTTATATTAAGTATAAAAGAAGGTTTAGATGCAAGAAAAAGCTTATAA
- a CDS encoding zinc ribbon domain protein — translation MNKYLEQLITLSQIDKELDGFTNKVEDATKDLKEKRSLLDKTEEEIASFEKDIKDIENQKIQNNNHIAEFGVKIKEIAKKSTAVKTEKEANALKIEEDIAKEQLDAANEEIERLDKILENKEKFIQELQAKRSELENEVDQIDTQTKTVLVDIEKDRLQIYDKKVKLMGEINQKVLTFYEKIRKWAGNSAVVPVKKHACYGCFMRIYDKTYLAVLKGDEIITCPHCGRILYKEKEENQN, via the coding sequence ATGAATAAATACCTAGAACAACTTATAACTTTATCACAAATTGATAAAGAACTTGATGGTTTTACAAATAAAGTAGAAGATGCTACAAAAGATTTAAAAGAAAAGCGTAGTTTGCTCGATAAAACTGAAGAGGAAATTGCTAGTTTTGAGAAAGATATTAAAGATATAGAAAATCAAAAAATTCAAAACAATAATCATATTGCAGAATTTGGTGTAAAAATCAAAGAAATAGCTAAAAAAAGTACTGCAGTAAAAACTGAAAAAGAAGCAAATGCTTTAAAAATCGAAGAAGATATAGCTAAAGAGCAACTTGATGCAGCAAATGAAGAAATAGAAAGATTAGATAAAATTTTAGAAAATAAAGAAAAATTCATACAAGAATTGCAAGCTAAAAGAAGTGAACTTGAAAATGAAGTGGATCAAATTGATACTCAAACTAAAACTGTTTTAGTAGATATTGAAAAAGATAGATTGCAAATTTATGATAAAAAAGTTAAACTAATGGGTGAAATAAATCAAAAAGTTTTAACTTTTTATGAAAAAATTAGAAAATGGGCGGGAAATAGTGCTGTAGTTCCTGTAAAAAAACATGCTTGCTATGGCTGTTTTATGAGAATTTATGATAAAACTTATCTAGCAGTTTTAAAAGGTGATGAAATCATAACTTGTCCACATTGTGGAAGAATTTTATACAAAGAAAAAGAAGAAAATCAAAATTGA
- a CDS encoding Nif3-like dinuclear metal center hexameric protein — MKIKEIYEYLDTISPFSTQSSWDNSGLLLGDFEQEVSKIYLTLDVDMHLIENASENSLFIVHHPLIFKGLKSLNGAFYPQNILIKMMQKNIALIAMHTNFDLSHLNAYFANEILGFKIKEQNEFLIYCDIDFKFSDLITHVKKSLKLDYIRVVNAGNEKIKTLAICTGSGGDLISSVKADCFLSGDFKYHQALESYHNKLSLIDIGHYESESCFSEILAKDLQKFHLEVIILVSKNPFQYF, encoded by the coding sequence ATGAAAATTAAAGAAATTTATGAGTATTTAGATACGATTAGTCCGTTTTCTACACAAAGTTCATGGGATAATAGTGGCTTATTGCTTGGAGATTTTGAACAAGAAGTAAGCAAAATTTATCTTACTCTTGATGTAGATATGCATTTGATTGAGAATGCGAGTGAAAATTCGCTATTTATAGTTCATCATCCTTTGATTTTTAAAGGTTTAAAAAGTTTAAATGGAGCGTTTTATCCACAAAATATTCTTATTAAAATGATGCAAAAAAATATAGCCTTAATTGCTATGCATACGAATTTTGATTTAAGTCATTTAAATGCTTATTTTGCTAATGAAATTTTAGGTTTTAAAATCAAAGAGCAAAATGAGTTTTTGATTTATTGCGATATTGATTTTAAATTTAGTGATTTAATTACCCATGTGAAAAAAAGTTTAAAGCTTGATTATATAAGAGTTGTAAATGCGGGTAATGAGAAAATTAAAACTTTAGCAATATGTACAGGTAGTGGAGGAGATTTGATTTCTAGTGTTAAGGCAGATTGTTTTTTAAGTGGAGATTTTAAATACCACCAAGCTTTGGAAAGTTATCACAATAAACTTAGCTTGATTGATATAGGGCATTATGAAAGCGAATCTTGTTTTAGTGAAATTTTAGCAAAAGATTTGCAAAAATTTCATTTAGAAGTTATAATATTAGTTTCAAAAAATCCATTTCAATATTTTTAA
- the glyQ gene encoding glycine--tRNA ligase subunit alpha produces the protein MTFSQMILNLQEFWQKQGCAIMQPYDFPAGAGTFHPATFLRSLGKKPWAAAYVAPSRRPTDGRYGENPNRLGAYYQFQVLMKPSPDNIQELYLKSLENLGFDLKSHDIRFVEDNWESPSLGAWGLGWEVWLDGMEVTQFTYFQQVGGISVDLVSAEITYGLERLAMYLQDVDNVYDIVWNEFNGEKITYKDVHKQGEFEFSKYNFEVSDVKTLNIQFENAYNECKNALEAKLALPAYDYCMLAAHTFNLLDARGAISVTQRQDFMLKIRELSKNCALVYKESLDEN, from the coding sequence ATGACTTTTTCTCAAATGATATTAAATTTACAAGAATTTTGGCAAAAACAAGGTTGTGCTATTATGCAACCGTATGATTTTCCTGCGGGAGCAGGGACTTTTCACCCTGCAACTTTCTTAAGAAGCTTAGGTAAAAAACCGTGGGCTGCAGCTTATGTTGCACCAAGTAGAAGACCAACAGATGGAAGGTATGGAGAAAACCCTAATCGATTAGGGGCTTATTATCAATTTCAAGTTTTAATGAAGCCAAGTCCTGATAATATCCAAGAATTATATTTAAAAAGCTTGGAAAATTTAGGTTTTGACTTAAAATCTCACGATATCCGTTTTGTAGAAGATAATTGGGAGAGTCCAAGTTTAGGTGCTTGGGGTTTAGGCTGGGAAGTTTGGCTTGATGGTATGGAAGTAACACAATTTACTTATTTTCAACAAGTTGGCGGTATAAGCGTAGATTTAGTAAGTGCTGAAATTACTTATGGCTTGGAAAGACTTGCAATGTATTTGCAAGATGTTGATAATGTATATGACATAGTTTGGAATGAATTTAACGGTGAAAAAATTACCTATAAAGATGTTCATAAGCAAGGTGAGTTTGAGTTTAGTAAATATAATTTTGAAGTAAGCGATGTAAAAACTTTAAACATTCAGTTTGAAAATGCTTACAATGAGTGTAAAAATGCTTTAGAAGCAAAACTTGCTTTACCTGCGTATGATTATTGTATGCTAGCAGCTCATACTTTTAATCTGCTTGATGCAAGAGGGGCTATTTCTGTTACTCAAAGACAAGATTTTATGTTAAAAATTAGAGAATTATCTAAAAATTGTGCCTTGGTGTATAAAGAAAGTTTAGATGAAAATTAA
- a CDS encoding DUF3972 domain-containing protein gives MQTYLELKEFCQLVHLSEDVVKGMMANGALKFKEEEGKIYIEANQGTFSVVPMNSKQPAIVNSMTLAGESFVEKTIGTILNLHEKVLDAKDETLEALKGENKFLKDALYSMQELYDEDRKTIENLNEQLKYAHNEVEFLKRKYKMMWNKTVELYANSSEKPEELKEEK, from the coding sequence ATGCAAACTTACTTGGAATTAAAGGAATTTTGTCAATTGGTGCATTTATCTGAAGATGTAGTAAAAGGAATGATGGCAAATGGAGCTTTAAAATTCAAAGAAGAAGAGGGTAAAATTTATATTGAAGCAAATCAAGGTACTTTTAGTGTTGTGCCGATGAATTCAAAGCAACCAGCTATAGTAAATTCTATGACTTTAGCAGGAGAAAGTTTTGTTGAAAAAACCATAGGAACTATTTTAAATCTACATGAAAAAGTACTTGATGCTAAAGATGAAACCTTAGAAGCCTTAAAGGGTGAAAATAAATTTTTAAAAGATGCACTTTATTCTATGCAAGAACTTTATGATGAAGATAGAAAAACTATTGAAAATCTTAACGAGCAACTCAAATATGCTCATAATGAAGTAGAATTTCTAAAAAGAAAATATAAAATGATGTGGAATAAAACAGTAGAGCTATACGCAAACTCATCTGAAAAGCCAGAGGAATTAAAGGAAGAAAAATGA